A DNA window from Actinokineospora baliensis contains the following coding sequences:
- a CDS encoding CU044_2847 family protein, with protein MAVEYARFPLAAGGSVLVEVDEPESVTRVARPGRVVAEAREAFDTAVGQVRDAAAVVLDKFASMASAPDEVELKFGMKLDVEAGAVIARTGVQAQFEVKLKWRREDVPVEEVPVVESAPDPSGP; from the coding sequence ATGGCCGTGGAGTACGCGAGGTTCCCGCTCGCCGCGGGCGGATCGGTGCTGGTGGAGGTGGACGAGCCCGAGTCGGTCACCAGGGTGGCGCGGCCGGGCCGGGTCGTCGCCGAGGCGCGGGAGGCATTCGACACCGCGGTCGGCCAGGTCCGCGACGCGGCGGCGGTGGTGCTGGACAAGTTCGCCTCGATGGCCAGCGCCCCCGACGAGGTCGAGTTGAAGTTCGGCATGAAGCTCGACGTGGAGGCCGGGGCGGTGATCGCCCGCACCGGCGTGCAGGCCCAGTTCGAGGTGAAGCTCAAGTGGCGCCGCGAGGACGTCCCGGTGGAGGAGGTCCCGGTGGTCGAGAGCGCGCCGGACCCGAGCGGCCCCTAG
- a CDS encoding SGNH/GDSL hydrolase family protein, which yields MKRLLGLGLTVAVVLGLVAPQAVAESGWGWAATWASSAQRPHPLVSPVRAVEGFDNDTVRQVVRISAGGPAVRVRLSNAHSTTALTVGGATVALAGEGAAVRPGTVRHLTFGGKRTVVIPAGGEIVTDPALLPVAPLQRLSVTLYFPTKTGQVTGHTFADASTYHATGDHRSDTAAAAFGETTQSFYYLSGVDVVALSPRRNVVVAFGDSITEGAGSTPDANNRYPDEVAERLKGRLPVVNAGIGGNRVLNDSPCFGPKGVDRFTRDALGQPGVRTVILLEGINDIGLPDVDFECSHPRTRVTAAEVIAGYRQMIHQAKSRGVRVLGGTLTPFKGFGYYSAEGEAIRDQINTWIRTSGQFDAVIDFDRTMADPADQDALNPAYDSGDHVHPNDTGYRAMANAVDLALL from the coding sequence ATGAAGAGGCTGCTCGGGTTGGGGTTGACCGTCGCGGTGGTGTTGGGGTTGGTGGCACCGCAGGCTGTGGCGGAGTCGGGGTGGGGGTGGGCGGCCACGTGGGCTTCGTCGGCGCAGCGGCCGCATCCGCTGGTCAGTCCGGTGCGGGCGGTCGAGGGGTTCGACAACGACACCGTTCGGCAGGTCGTGCGGATCAGCGCGGGCGGCCCGGCCGTGCGGGTGCGGTTGTCGAACGCCCACAGCACAACGGCTTTGACGGTGGGCGGAGCGACTGTCGCGCTGGCGGGCGAGGGGGCGGCCGTTCGTCCCGGCACGGTGCGGCACCTGACGTTCGGCGGCAAGCGGACCGTGGTCATCCCAGCGGGCGGGGAGATCGTGACCGACCCGGCCCTGCTGCCCGTGGCGCCGTTGCAGCGGCTGAGCGTGACGCTGTACTTCCCCACCAAGACCGGCCAGGTCACCGGCCACACGTTCGCCGACGCGTCGACCTACCACGCCACCGGTGATCATCGGTCGGACACGGCGGCAGCCGCCTTCGGTGAGACGACCCAGTCCTTCTACTACCTCAGCGGCGTGGACGTCGTCGCCCTCTCGCCGCGGCGGAACGTGGTGGTGGCCTTCGGCGACTCGATCACCGAAGGAGCCGGGTCCACCCCGGACGCCAACAACCGCTACCCCGACGAGGTGGCCGAGCGCCTCAAGGGTCGCCTCCCCGTGGTCAACGCGGGCATCGGCGGCAACCGCGTCCTCAACGACTCACCCTGCTTCGGCCCCAAGGGCGTCGACCGGTTCACCCGCGACGCCCTCGGCCAGCCAGGGGTGCGCACCGTGATCCTGCTCGAAGGCATCAACGACATCGGCCTGCCCGACGTCGACTTCGAGTGCTCCCACCCCAGGACCCGCGTCACCGCCGCCGAGGTGATCGCCGGCTACCGCCAGATGATCCACCAGGCCAAGTCCCGCGGCGTCCGCGTCCTCGGCGGCACGCTCACGCCCTTCAAGGGCTTCGGCTACTACAGCGCGGAAGGCGAGGCCATCCGCGACCAGATCAACACCTGGATCCGCACCTCCGGGCAGTTCGACGCCGTGATCGACTTCGACCGCACCATGGCCGACCCCGCCGACCAAGACGCCCTCAACCCCGCCTACGACAGCGGCGACCACGTCCACCCCAACGACACCGGCTACCGCGCCATGGCCAACGCCGTCGACCTGGCGCTGCTATAG
- a CDS encoding EF-hand domain-containing protein, with amino-acid sequence MAKAKQDVIGAKLGLMFETVDADHNGYLDWSDYRKLAERYVDAYHLREGDRRARALHAFFQAYWLELLRHAGVEDDRLTKEQFVVASRLASIDTSRINIADGAGHVMFDVVDVNGDNEISEEEFARCLREVWRTEAPEAIEAFRALDTDRDGAISREEFIGAVREHLFSNNPDAPGSLFFGHI; translated from the coding sequence ATGGCCAAGGCGAAGCAGGACGTCATCGGGGCGAAGTTGGGGTTGATGTTCGAGACGGTCGATGCTGATCACAACGGGTACCTGGACTGGTCGGACTACCGGAAGTTGGCCGAGCGCTACGTCGACGCCTACCACCTGCGGGAGGGGGATCGGCGGGCCAGGGCGTTGCACGCGTTCTTCCAGGCGTACTGGCTCGAACTGCTGCGGCACGCCGGGGTGGAGGACGACCGGTTGACGAAGGAGCAGTTCGTGGTGGCGAGCAGGTTGGCCAGCATCGACACCAGTCGGATCAACATCGCGGACGGGGCCGGGCACGTGATGTTCGACGTGGTCGATGTCAACGGGGACAACGAGATCAGCGAGGAGGAGTTCGCCAGGTGCCTGCGCGAGGTGTGGCGGACCGAGGCGCCTGAGGCGATCGAGGCGTTCCGGGCGCTCGACACCGACCGCGACGGGGCGATCTCGCGCGAGGAGTTCATCGGCGCGGTGCGCGAGCACCTGTTCTCCAACAACCCCGACGCGCCGGGGAGCCTGTTCTTCGGGCACATCTAA
- a CDS encoding M28 family peptidase, which produces MRRITARVVGGVAVVGLATTLTAVPAAAGDEVLLGFTAAHSAAQQRIERDFMAAIDPAQARELNTTMSSRPQLVGTEGNRAARDYALGKLRQWGLPARQVRYSVYGSVAKDIKVEMTAPTRKSLSVKEKPYPGQRYLEEAVVGYNAYSPAGDVTGQVVYVNYGLPEDYQKLAALGVDVRGKIVLARYGGSFRGVKSKVAQEHGAKGVIIYSDPADDGFVKGPVYPQGPWRPADSIQRGSVQYIFEYPGDPLTPGEPSVPGTDRIDPEDADNLPRVPTTPISYGEAQHLLRALGGPAVPAGWQGGLEFPYHVGPGPTEAHLGLDIEYRQLPVDNIVTEIKGRSHPDEKVIIGAHRDAWVYGGGDNTSGWTSALQIAYGLSRLQKAGWRPERTIVIAGWDGEEYGLLGSTEWVEQLAPELRRGAVAYLNMDGTAGRSFSAASVPAFDDLLTAVTKAVPDPEHGTVHANWAARGTPKPGRLGSGSDYTAFLDRLGIASADLGFSSPGGNYHSTIDDPRFIDRFLDPGFRYQSVAAKTTGLTALRLAQADIIPLNYSAYARETLAYLADAAKRGVDVTAATKAAQDWLRATESLESTRDRLLHGKGDHGKYARLNRAILAQERALTRPEGIPDRPWYRHQIYAPGTYTGYAVKVLPGVNEPLDHNDPTTATRWLALLTKSLKTATQAAGH; this is translated from the coding sequence ATGCGAAGAATCACAGCCAGAGTCGTCGGGGGTGTGGCTGTGGTGGGTCTGGCCACCACCCTCACCGCCGTGCCCGCCGCCGCGGGCGACGAGGTCCTGCTCGGGTTCACCGCCGCGCATTCGGCCGCGCAGCAACGCATCGAGCGGGACTTCATGGCCGCGATCGACCCGGCGCAGGCCCGGGAGCTGAACACGACGATGTCGTCGCGGCCGCAGTTGGTCGGGACGGAAGGCAATCGCGCGGCGCGGGACTACGCGCTGGGCAAGCTGCGCCAGTGGGGGCTGCCCGCCCGCCAGGTGCGGTACTCCGTGTACGGGTCCGTCGCCAAGGACATCAAGGTCGAGATGACCGCGCCCACCCGGAAGTCGCTGAGCGTCAAGGAGAAGCCGTACCCCGGCCAGCGGTACCTGGAAGAGGCCGTGGTCGGCTACAACGCGTACTCGCCCGCCGGTGACGTCACCGGGCAGGTCGTGTACGTCAACTACGGCCTGCCCGAGGACTACCAGAAGCTGGCCGCACTGGGCGTGGACGTGCGCGGCAAGATCGTGCTGGCCCGCTACGGCGGCAGCTTCCGCGGCGTGAAGTCCAAGGTCGCCCAGGAGCACGGCGCCAAGGGCGTGATCATCTACTCCGACCCGGCCGACGACGGGTTCGTCAAGGGGCCGGTGTACCCGCAGGGGCCCTGGCGGCCCGCGGACTCCATCCAGCGCGGCAGCGTGCAGTACATCTTCGAGTACCCCGGCGACCCGCTGACCCCTGGTGAACCGTCCGTGCCGGGGACCGACCGGATCGACCCGGAGGACGCGGACAACCTGCCCCGCGTGCCCACCACCCCCATCTCCTACGGAGAAGCCCAGCACCTGCTGCGCGCACTGGGCGGCCCCGCGGTCCCCGCTGGGTGGCAGGGCGGGCTCGAGTTCCCGTACCACGTGGGCCCTGGGCCGACCGAGGCGCACCTGGGGCTGGACATCGAGTACCGCCAGCTGCCGGTGGACAACATCGTCACCGAGATCAAGGGCCGCAGCCACCCCGACGAGAAGGTCATCATCGGCGCGCACCGCGACGCCTGGGTCTACGGCGGCGGCGACAACACCAGCGGCTGGACGTCGGCCCTGCAGATCGCCTACGGCCTGTCGCGGCTGCAGAAAGCGGGCTGGCGACCCGAGCGGACAATCGTTATCGCGGGGTGGGACGGCGAGGAGTACGGCCTGCTCGGTTCGACGGAGTGGGTCGAGCAGCTCGCGCCCGAGCTGCGGCGCGGTGCGGTCGCCTACCTCAACATGGACGGCACCGCGGGCCGCTCCTTCTCCGCCGCGTCCGTGCCCGCCTTCGACGACCTGCTCACCGCCGTCACCAAGGCCGTCCCGGACCCCGAACACGGCACCGTCCACGCCAACTGGGCCGCCAGGGGCACCCCGAAGCCCGGCCGCCTGGGCAGCGGCTCCGACTACACCGCGTTCCTCGACCGCCTCGGCATCGCCTCCGCCGACCTCGGCTTCAGCTCACCCGGCGGCAACTACCACAGCACCATCGACGACCCGCGCTTCATCGACCGATTCCTGGACCCCGGCTTCCGCTATCAATCCGTCGCAGCGAAGACCACCGGCCTGACAGCACTACGCTTGGCCCAAGCCGACATCATCCCCCTCAACTACTCCGCCTACGCCCGAGAAACCCTCGCTTACCTCGCTGACGCGGCCAAACGCGGCGTTGACGTCACCGCTGCGACCAAGGCCGCTCAAGACTGGCTCCGCGCAACAGAATCCCTGGAGTCCACTCGCGACAGACTTCTCCACGGCAAGGGTGACCACGGCAAGTACGCCCGTCTGAACAGGGCGATCCTGGCCCAGGAACGAGCCCTGACCCGCCCCGAAGGCATCCCGGACCGCCCCTGGTACCGCCACCAGATCTACGCTCCCGGCACCTACACCGGCTACGCCGTCAAGGTGCTACCCGGCGTCAACGAACCTCTGGACCACAACGATCCCACCACAGCCACCCGGTGGCTGGCTCTGTTGACCAAGTCCCTCAAAACCGCCACCCAGGCCGCGGGCCATTGA
- a CDS encoding pentapeptide repeat-containing protein, with protein sequence MIRQRAVEVISALTALGAVVVAGLTLIATQDQVTAAQEQSKAALRQNEVAEQGQFTDRYTKAVEQLDRTGADHLQSRLGAVYALERLARDSPRDQPSVIEVLSAFVRTTSPRLAPAECPDLPPAADIQAALTVLGRRDTKFDQTTRIDLNSTCLRNIKLNNANLEYSDLRGADLYDAQLNDATLRHATLVGAALVGVDLRNSDLGSADLSQANLGNADFSYADLSNVGFRKANLSHATLENAELGLANFTNADLRGANLTAAVHDEMTQTGGALVDGATKGEWWR encoded by the coding sequence GTGATCAGGCAACGCGCGGTGGAGGTGATCAGCGCTCTCACCGCGCTGGGCGCCGTGGTCGTCGCCGGGCTCACGCTCATCGCCACCCAGGACCAGGTGACCGCCGCGCAGGAGCAGAGCAAAGCCGCCCTGCGCCAGAACGAGGTCGCCGAGCAGGGCCAGTTCACCGACCGCTACACCAAAGCCGTCGAACAGCTCGACCGGACCGGCGCCGACCACCTCCAGTCCAGGCTCGGCGCCGTCTACGCCCTGGAGCGCCTCGCCCGCGACTCACCCCGCGACCAGCCCAGCGTCATCGAGGTGCTCTCCGCCTTCGTCCGCACGACCTCGCCGAGACTCGCCCCCGCGGAATGCCCGGACCTACCTCCCGCGGCCGACATTCAAGCCGCGTTGACCGTCCTCGGCCGCCGCGACACCAAGTTCGACCAAACCACCAGGATCGACCTGAACAGCACCTGCCTGCGCAACATCAAGCTCAACAACGCCAACCTCGAGTACAGCGACCTGCGCGGCGCCGACCTCTACGACGCCCAACTCAACGACGCCACCCTGCGCCACGCCACCCTGGTCGGCGCCGCGCTTGTCGGCGTCGACCTGCGCAACAGCGACCTGGGCTCCGCCGACCTCAGCCAAGCCAACCTCGGCAACGCGGACTTCAGCTACGCCGACCTGAGCAACGTGGGGTTCCGCAAGGCCAACCTCAGCCACGCCACCTTGGAGAACGCCGAACTCGGCCTCGCCAACTTCACCAACGCCGACCTCCGCGGCGCCAACCTCACCGCAGCGGTGCACGACGAGATGACCCAAACCGGGGGTGCCCTTGTCGACGGCGCGACCAAGGGCGAGTGGTGGCGCTGA
- a CDS encoding magnesium and cobalt transport protein CorA, which yields MTSGDLAGTGPSTRTRPSAGIVDCALYREGERVPGTWTPGEALARARLDGGFVWVGLFEPTQDQLADLAVEVGISQLARQGGMPRPGLRGHRDLISARLATVRHIANESPTTASEIVETGGITAFLAAEVIITIRHRDITGLGVLRRELEATPDRLAQGPAAVLHAVIAKAVDDYLAVTAAFERDIDHIEALVFAPRSPVGAEHMYLMKREIVELHRAIAPLVAPLRALAESPNSLVPQQVRSRLRDVDGQLTSVTERIAEYDDVLTTLLNATLAKVALQQNGDMRKITAWAAVIAVPTMVVGVYGMNFEHMPELHWTYGYPIAIAVVLFSSFVLHRVFRRNRWL from the coding sequence ATGACCAGCGGTGACTTAGCTGGAACAGGCCCGTCCACCCGAACGCGGCCGTCCGCGGGGATCGTGGACTGCGCGCTCTACCGCGAGGGCGAGCGGGTGCCGGGAACCTGGACGCCGGGTGAGGCGCTCGCGCGGGCCCGGCTCGACGGCGGGTTCGTGTGGGTCGGGTTGTTCGAACCGACCCAGGACCAGCTCGCCGATCTCGCGGTGGAAGTCGGCATCTCCCAGCTGGCACGACAGGGCGGCATGCCGCGGCCGGGCTTGCGCGGGCACCGCGACTTGATCTCCGCGAGGCTCGCGACGGTGCGCCACATCGCCAACGAGAGCCCGACCACCGCCAGCGAGATCGTCGAGACCGGCGGGATCACCGCGTTCCTCGCGGCGGAGGTCATCATCACCATCCGCCACCGCGACATCACCGGGCTGGGGGTGCTGCGTCGCGAGCTCGAGGCCACTCCCGACCGCCTCGCGCAGGGACCCGCCGCTGTGTTGCACGCCGTGATCGCCAAGGCGGTCGACGACTACCTCGCCGTCACCGCGGCGTTCGAGCGGGACATCGACCACATCGAGGCGTTGGTGTTCGCACCGCGCAGCCCCGTCGGCGCCGAGCACATGTACCTGATGAAACGGGAGATCGTGGAGCTCCACCGCGCGATCGCCCCACTCGTCGCCCCGCTGCGCGCGCTGGCCGAATCGCCCAACTCTCTTGTCCCGCAACAGGTGCGCTCACGCCTACGCGACGTCGACGGCCAGCTCACCAGCGTCACCGAGCGCATCGCCGAGTACGACGACGTGCTCACCACCCTGCTCAACGCGACACTGGCAAAGGTGGCGCTGCAGCAGAACGGCGACATGCGCAAGATCACCGCGTGGGCCGCGGTGATCGCCGTGCCCACCATGGTCGTCGGCGTGTACGGCATGAACTTCGAGCACATGCCCGAGCTCCACTGGACGTACGGCTACCCGATCGCCATCGCCGTGGTCCTGTTCTCCAGCTTCGTCCTGCACCGGGTGTTCCGCCGCAATCGCTGGCTCTGA
- a CDS encoding DUF4118 domain-containing protein — MDERKRGELRIYLGAAPGVGKTFAVLGEAHRRRERGTDVVVGLVETHGREKTEQLVAGLEVLPRAQVHHRSREFTEMDVDALLARAPEVAVVDELAHTNVPGSRNAKRWQDVEELLAAGIDVLSTVNVQHLESLNDVVTRITGVEQHETVPDDVVRRAEQVELVDLTPEALRRRLAHGNVYAAHKIDAALGNYFRVGNLTALRELALLWVADQVDVALQRYRAEQSITDTWEARERVVAAITGGPESETLIRRARRIAVRAGAELMVVHVMRGDGLAGPSPASVARSRKTTGDVGATFHSVVGDDVPSALLDFARAVNATQLVLGTSRRSRLARAVDEGIGSAVVRDSGSIDVHMVTHDEARRTRPWKVERDVLAPSRRLLGWVLAVVLPFAVTGIGLLTRGEVAFSTDLIGFFLATVVVALVGGLGPAVATAFLGAGLLNYFFTEPYYSLAVNTPENLVTLIAMLIVAVLVALVVDRAARLAEQGARTRTEAALLASYARTVLTSPQPLDRLLAKVRENFGLESVALLEQRDGEWHEVAAAGSSGGEATVNVPVTADVRLALRGRVLPASDQRALEAAAGQALLALRQQRMTVETEQARRRAETTELRTALLSAVGHDLRTPLTSIKAAVGSLRTPDLALSEQDTAELLETVEVSADRLAGLVDNLLDSSRLATGAVAPQLRPVTYDEAVARALAGIDERDAVAVDVPEHLPPVLADVGLLERVVANVVDNALRHGRGEVAIRASAHRDQVELRVVDHGPGLPKNAPVFTPFQRLSDRTPGIGLGLSVAKGFTEAMSGTITAEDTPGGGLTIVIALPRAR, encoded by the coding sequence ATGGACGAGCGCAAGCGCGGCGAACTGCGGATCTACCTCGGCGCGGCGCCCGGGGTCGGCAAGACCTTCGCAGTGCTCGGCGAGGCGCACCGCCGCCGCGAGCGCGGTACCGACGTCGTGGTCGGCCTGGTCGAGACCCACGGCCGGGAGAAGACGGAGCAGCTGGTCGCGGGCCTTGAGGTGCTGCCCCGAGCTCAGGTGCACCACCGCAGTCGCGAGTTCACCGAGATGGACGTCGACGCGCTGCTCGCCCGCGCGCCAGAGGTCGCGGTGGTCGACGAGCTCGCGCACACCAACGTCCCCGGTTCCCGCAACGCGAAGCGCTGGCAGGACGTCGAGGAACTGCTGGCGGCCGGGATCGACGTGCTGTCCACGGTCAACGTGCAGCACCTGGAGTCGCTCAACGACGTTGTCACCCGCATCACCGGGGTCGAGCAGCACGAGACCGTGCCGGACGACGTGGTGCGCCGAGCTGAGCAGGTCGAGCTGGTCGACCTCACCCCGGAGGCGCTGCGGCGGCGGCTCGCGCACGGCAACGTCTACGCGGCGCACAAGATCGACGCCGCGCTGGGCAACTACTTCCGGGTCGGGAACCTGACCGCGCTGCGCGAGCTGGCGCTGTTGTGGGTGGCCGACCAGGTCGACGTGGCGTTGCAGCGCTACCGGGCCGAGCAGAGCATCACCGACACCTGGGAGGCACGCGAACGCGTCGTCGCCGCGATCACCGGCGGACCGGAGAGCGAGACCTTGATCCGGCGGGCCAGGCGGATCGCGGTGCGGGCCGGTGCGGAGCTAATGGTCGTGCACGTGATGCGTGGCGACGGTCTCGCCGGTCCGTCGCCCGCGTCGGTGGCGCGGTCCCGCAAGACCACCGGGGACGTCGGCGCGACCTTCCACAGCGTGGTCGGCGACGACGTGCCGAGTGCGCTGCTGGACTTCGCGCGGGCGGTCAACGCCACGCAGCTCGTGCTCGGCACCTCGCGGCGGTCGCGGTTGGCGCGAGCGGTCGACGAGGGCATCGGGTCGGCGGTGGTGCGCGACTCGGGGTCGATCGACGTGCACATGGTCACCCACGACGAGGCCAGGCGGACGCGGCCGTGGAAGGTCGAGCGGGACGTGTTGGCCCCGTCGCGGCGGCTGCTGGGATGGGTGCTCGCGGTGGTGCTGCCGTTCGCGGTCACCGGGATAGGGCTGCTCACCCGCGGCGAGGTGGCGTTCTCCACCGACCTGATCGGGTTCTTCCTGGCCACGGTCGTCGTCGCCCTGGTCGGTGGCCTCGGCCCGGCGGTCGCGACGGCGTTCCTCGGGGCTGGGCTGCTGAACTACTTCTTCACCGAGCCCTACTACAGCCTCGCGGTCAACACACCGGAGAACCTGGTCACGCTGATCGCGATGCTCATCGTCGCGGTGCTCGTCGCGCTGGTCGTGGACCGGGCGGCGCGGCTGGCCGAGCAGGGCGCGCGGACGCGGACCGAGGCCGCTCTGCTGGCGTCCTATGCCCGTACCGTGCTGACCAGCCCGCAGCCGTTGGACCGGCTGCTGGCCAAGGTGCGGGAGAACTTCGGCCTCGAGTCGGTAGCCCTGCTCGAACAGCGCGACGGGGAGTGGCACGAGGTCGCGGCCGCGGGCTCTTCGGGCGGTGAGGCGACGGTGAACGTGCCGGTGACCGCGGACGTCCGCCTGGCGCTGCGGGGACGGGTCCTACCCGCCAGTGACCAGCGTGCGCTGGAAGCCGCGGCCGGGCAGGCGCTGCTGGCGCTGCGGCAGCAACGGATGACCGTCGAGACCGAGCAGGCACGGCGACGGGCCGAGACCACGGAACTGCGGACCGCACTGCTGTCGGCGGTCGGGCACGACCTGCGCACCCCGCTGACGTCCATCAAGGCCGCAGTCGGGAGCCTGCGCACGCCCGACCTCGCACTGTCCGAACAGGACACGGCGGAGCTGCTGGAGACGGTGGAGGTCTCCGCTGACCGCCTGGCCGGGCTGGTGGACAACCTGCTCGACTCCTCCCGGCTCGCGACGGGAGCGGTGGCACCGCAGCTGCGGCCGGTCACCTACGACGAGGCCGTGGCGCGGGCGCTGGCGGGTATCGACGAACGGGACGCGGTGGCCGTGGACGTCCCCGAGCACCTGCCCCCGGTGCTGGCGGACGTGGGCCTGCTCGAACGGGTGGTGGCCAACGTCGTCGACAACGCCCTCCGGCACGGGCGCGGGGAGGTGGCCATCCGAGCCAGCGCCCACCGCGACCAGGTGGAACTGCGCGTAGTCGACCACGGCCCCGGCCTCCCCAAGAACGCCCCGGTCTTCACCCCCTTCCAGCGCCTCAGCGACCGAACCCCCGGCATCGGCCTGGGCCTCAGCGTCGCCAAGGGCTTCACCGAGGCGATGTCCGGCACCATCACCGCCGAAGACACCCCCGGCGGCGGCCTCACCATCGTCATCGCGCTACCGCGAGCCCGGTGA
- a CDS encoding potassium-transporting ATPase subunit C → MTTFAKQALAGLRVLLVLTLITGVLYPAAVWAVSRLPGLQANAEATGTTLVAVTRDGDGWFFPRPSAATLPASGGSNKGELNEDYTAVVAERRTAVAQREGVSEDRVPQDAVTASASGLDPHISDAYAQLQVPRVARAHSLSEDVVRALITECTDGRGLGILGEPAVNVTALNRALESAK, encoded by the coding sequence ATGACCACCTTCGCCAAGCAGGCCCTCGCCGGGCTGCGCGTCCTGCTCGTGCTCACGCTCATCACCGGCGTCCTCTACCCCGCCGCCGTGTGGGCGGTTTCCCGGTTGCCGGGGCTGCAGGCCAACGCCGAGGCCACCGGCACGACCCTGGTCGCGGTCACCCGGGACGGCGACGGCTGGTTCTTCCCCCGGCCGTCGGCGGCGACCCTCCCGGCGTCCGGGGGATCCAACAAGGGCGAGCTCAACGAGGACTACACCGCCGTCGTCGCCGAGCGTCGGACCGCGGTCGCCCAGCGTGAGGGGGTTTCGGAGGACCGGGTCCCGCAGGACGCGGTGACGGCGTCCGCCTCGGGTCTGGACCCGCACATCAGCGACGCCTACGCCCAGCTCCAGGTGCCCCGGGTCGCCCGCGCCCACAGCCTGTCCGAGGACGTGGTCCGCGCCTTGATCACCGAGTGCACGGACGGCCGTGGCCTGGGCATCCTCGGTGAGCCTGCTGTGAACGTCACGGCACTCAACCGCGCGCTCGAGTCCGCGAAGTGA